GGCCGGCTGGAGGCGGTCCGTGGAGTCGATCTGGAGGTACGGGCCGGTGAGCGGATCGCGCTGACCGGCACCAACGGATCGGGAAAGACGACGCTGTTGCGGGCGGTGCTCGGTCTGCACCGGCAGGCCGACGGGGAGATCGTCGTCGGCGGCCGGGGCTGCCGCAGCGCCGCCGAATGGGCGTGGCGGCGGCGGGCGTGCGGATGGATTCCGCAACGGCCGGCCGCCGGACGCTTCCCGCTCCTCGCGAGGGAGCTGCTGGCGAGCAGCGGTGACCTCGCCGAGGCCCGGCACGCGGCCGAGCGGCTCGGCGTGGGCGCCCTGACCGACCGGCCGGTGAGCAGCCTCTCGGGCGGCCAGTTGCAGCGCATGCACCTGGCGCGCGCGGTGGGCTGCGTGGCGGCGGGGGCAGGTGTGCTGCTGGCGGACGAGCCGACCGCGGCGCTGGACTTCGCCGGGCAGGAGGAGGCCGCCGAACTCCTCACCGCACTTCCGGTGACGCTGCTGGTGGTGACGCACGACCGGGCGATGGCCGGGCGCTGCGACCGGACACTGGAGATGGCGGCCGGCCGGCTGCGGGAGGTCGCGTGAGCGCCCTCGGGCAGGTCGGCGACCTGCTGCAACTGGTCCCGGTGCAGCGGGCGGGCGCCGGACTGGTGCTCGCCGCCCTCGGACTGCCGGTGATCGGTGTGGTGATCGTCGGCCTGGACATCATGCCGGTGCGCTTCGCCATGATGCACGTGGCGCTGCTGGGCATCGCGGTGGGCCAACTCGTGGGCCTGGACCCGGTGTTGTGCGCGCTGGTGGCCTGTGCGCTGGCGGGGGCGGGAGTGGCCCCGCTGGCCCGTACCGC
The sequence above is a segment of the Streptomyces lydicus genome. Coding sequences within it:
- a CDS encoding metal ABC transporter ATP-binding protein; the protein is MVCRHGRLEAVRGVDLEVRAGERIALTGTNGSGKTTLLRAVLGLHRQADGEIVVGGRGCRSAAEWAWRRRACGWIPQRPAAGRFPLLARELLASSGDLAEARHAAERLGVGALTDRPVSSLSGGQLQRMHLARAVGCVAAGAGVLLADEPTAALDFAGQEEAAELLTALPVTLLVVTHDRAMAGRCDRTLEMAAGRLREVA